In Priestia megaterium NBRC 15308 = ATCC 14581, the following proteins share a genomic window:
- a CDS encoding sulfurtransferase: MNTIISPVDLHTALQQPQHSIVLLDCRFTLGNSEAGASAYQNEHLPDAHYLDLEKDLSSAAASLGGRHPLPDVQKLAQKLGSLGINADSKVVVYDEQNGMMASRAWWLLRYIGIEDVKILNGGFNNWKQSGYETTKNVPEASPQTFVPFVQQDWGLAGVEYVKENLHNPNVILIDSREKRRYLGLEEPIDFVAGHIPGAIHSFWQDVLTSEGLWKTDKEWKEMFSAIDSHAEIIVYCGSGVSACPNVLALKSAGFPNVKLYAGSWSDWISYRDNPIEKTR, from the coding sequence ATGAATACTATTATTTCACCAGTTGACTTACATACTGCATTACAGCAACCCCAACACTCCATTGTGTTGCTTGACTGCCGATTTACCCTTGGGAATTCTGAGGCAGGTGCAAGCGCTTATCAAAATGAGCACCTCCCGGATGCTCATTATTTGGATTTAGAAAAAGATTTGTCTTCTGCAGCTGCTTCTCTCGGAGGCAGACACCCGCTGCCTGACGTTCAAAAGCTAGCTCAAAAGCTCGGCAGCTTAGGAATTAATGCTGATTCAAAAGTCGTCGTTTATGATGAACAAAACGGAATGATGGCTTCAAGAGCATGGTGGCTACTGCGATATATAGGAATTGAAGACGTAAAAATTTTAAATGGAGGTTTTAATAACTGGAAGCAATCGGGATATGAAACAACGAAGAACGTACCAGAAGCTTCTCCTCAAACGTTTGTACCTTTCGTTCAACAAGATTGGGGACTTGCAGGAGTTGAATACGTAAAAGAGAATCTTCATAACCCTAATGTTATTCTGATCGACTCTCGTGAAAAAAGGAGATATCTCGGCTTAGAAGAACCCATTGATTTTGTGGCAGGACATATCCCAGGCGCCATTCATTCTTTCTGGCAAGATGTGTTAACTTCAGAAGGTTTGTGGAAAACAGATAAAGAGTGGAAGGAAATGTTTTCAGCTATTGATTCTCATGCTGAAATCATTGTATACTGCGGATCGGGTGTATCTGCTTGCCCGAACGTTTTAGCTTTAAAATCAGCAGGTTTTCCAAATGTAAAATTATATGCCGGCAGCTGGAGCGATTGGATTAGCTATCGTGACAATCCCATTGAGAAAACAAGATAG